In one Molothrus ater isolate BHLD 08-10-18 breed brown headed cowbird chromosome 6, BPBGC_Mater_1.1, whole genome shotgun sequence genomic region, the following are encoded:
- the LOC118687583 gene encoding mas-related G-protein coupled receptor member H-like: MEVTTVSPSPASPTEGDDLCDIDVTHGAIDSVTLLICLCGLAGNGAVLCLLQRTPTTCYIINLAFANFSFLHFVVPSTLLYLLEELSCSTVVPLVFMRALFPLLLFSYNLGLYLLTAISIDRCTSILCPLWYRCRRPQRLSWVVCALLWALSITVIVTMTALCLTREHDHCQVSLITMYAVNLFIFAPAMVISSIILLIKVKYGSQQQRPKRLGIVIFLVVLFCLLFALPLSLFNFLQQLGYTVVPSQVVFLLACIHSSINPFIYFLVGRCWRPCSVRSLQLSLQRVFEQPEENTAHSDDPAMDTAFPTC; encoded by the coding sequence ATGGAGGTGACCACTGTGtccccatctcctgcctcaCCCACTGAAGGGGACGATCTCTGTGATATTGATGTCACTCATGGGGCCATAGacagtgtgaccctgctcaTCTGCCTctgtgggctggctgggaatggggctgtgctctgcctcctccagaGGACCCCCACCACCTGTTACATCATCAACCTGGCCTTCGCCAACTTCTCCTTCCTCCACTTCGTGGTCCCCTCCACTCTGCTCTATCTGCTGGAGGAATTGTCCTGCTCCACAGTTGTGCCCCTGGTGTTCATGAGGGCACTTTTCCCACTCCTGCTTTTCTCCTACAACCTGGGGCTGTACCTGCTGACGGCCATCAGCATTGACAGGTGCACATCTATCCTCTGTCCACTCTGGTACCGCTGCCGCCGTCCCCAGCGCCTCTCATGGGTGGtgtgtgccctgctctgggccctCTCCATCACTGTCATCGTCACAATGACTGCCCTGTGCCTGACACGAGAGCATGACCACTGCCAGGTGTCTCTCATCACCATGTACGCCGTCAACCTCTTCATCTTTGCCCCAGCCATGGTCATTTCCAGCATAATCCTCCTCATTAAGGTCAAGTATGGCTCCCAGCAACAGCGACCCAAGAGACTCGGCATTGTTATTTTCCTCGTTGTGCTCTTCTGCCTCCTCTTTGCTCTTCCCCTCAGCCTCTTcaatttcctgcagcagctcggCTACACCGTTGTGCCCTCCCAGGTGGTTTTTCTGCTCGCCTGCATCCACAGCAGCATCAACCCTTTCATCTACTTCCTGGtagggaggtgctggaggccCTGCTCTGTGAGgtccctccagctctccctccagAGGGTCTTTGAGCAGCCAGAAGAAAACACTGCCCACAGCGATGATCCTGCCATGGACACAGCCTTTCCAACCTGTTGA
- the LOC118687470 gene encoding mas-related G-protein coupled receptor member A1-like, giving the protein MEVSTVSPLFTSPTDTPAPCEINVTNMAIDFVTLFVGLCGLAGNGVVLWFLHVNAITHFISKQAIIDFLFLIFMLPSTLLFLVEEVSCSAIMSLMYLSLLFQLSLFTYIIGLYRLMFISIQRCRSVLCLVFCGFQLSEHLLWVLMTALFWVLLFIFIAVNPTVTSQCQSHEQEQCQVALTSMYALNLFLFAVPMVISSTILFIRLKPGSQQQQQQHKRLDIVIFLVALFSLPLSLWNFLQQLGYTVVSSQVVFLLACINSSIKPFICFLVGSWKRDWSMRSCWRHCSMESCRKHSSMQSLREAIKRVFEEPKENTACGDDSVVNMGV; this is encoded by the coding sequence ATGGAGGTGAGCACCGTGTCCCCTCTTTTCACCTCACCAACTGACACGCCTGCTCCGTGTGAGATCAATGTCACCAACATGGCCATAGACTTTGTGACGCTGTTTGTTGGCCTctgtgggctggctgggaatggAGTTGTTCTCTGGTTCCTGCACGTTAATGCCATCACCCACTTCATCTCCAAACAGGCCATCATCgacttcctcttcctcatcttcatGTTGCCCTCCACCCTGCTCTTCCTTGTGGAGGAAGTGTCCTGCTCTGCTATAATGTCCCTGATGTATTTAAGCTTGCTCTTCCAGCTGTCACTGTTCACCTACATTATAGGGCTGTACCGGCTAATGTTCATCAGCATTCAGAGGTGCAGGTCTGTCCTCTGCCTGGTATTCTGTGGTTTCCAACTGTCTGAGCACTTGTTGTGGGTGTTGATGACTGCACTGTTCTGGGTCCTCCTCTTCATTTTCATCGCTGTCAATCCCACAGTGACTTCCCAGTGCCAGTCACACGAGCAGGAGCAATGCCAGGTGGCTCTCACATCCATGTACGCCCTCAACCTCTTCCTATTTGCTGTGCCCATGGTCATTTCCAGCACAATCCTCTTCATTCGTCTCaagcctggctcccagcagcagcagcagcaacacaagAGGCTCGACATTGTTATCTTCCTCGTTGCACTCTTCAGTCTGCCCCTCAGTCTCTGgaatttcctgcagcagctcggTTACACGGTTGTGTCCTCCCAGGTGGTTTTCCTACTTGCCTGCATCAATAGCAGCATCAAACCCTTCATCTGTTTCTTGGTGGGGAGCTGGAAGAGAGACTGGtccatgaggagctgctggagacactgctccatggagagctgcaggaagcactCCTCCATGCAGTCCCTAAGGGAGGCGATCAAGAGGGTGTTTGAGGAGCCAAAAGAAAACACTGCCTGTGGAGATGATTCTGTTGTGAACATGGGGGTCTGA
- the LOC118687584 gene encoding mas-related G-protein coupled receptor member H-like: MELNQTSPPASPPLMDTEGDDSCGINVTDVAVNGVTLLICLCGLAGNGAVLWLLGFHIRRNPITVYILNLAVADFTFLLFMVPSSLLYLLEELSCSTVVSLKYLRSLLLLSLFSYNMGLYLLTAISIERCGSILFPLWYRCHRPQRLSWVVCALLWALSIAVMVVVTFLCLSHEHEHCRVALISMYALSFLIFAPPMVISNVILFIKVQCGSKRRQPKRLYVVIFLTVLFFLIFGVPLSLSNFLQQLSPSVVSSQVVFLLACINSSINPFIYFLVGSCWRHCSVVSLQVAFRRVFEETGITTVSS; encoded by the coding sequence ATGGAGCTGAACCAGACGTCCCCACCTGCCTCACCTCCCCTGATGGACACTGAAGGAGATGATTCCTGTGGGATCAATGTCACCGATGTGGCTGTAAACGGTGTCACTCTGCTCATCTGCCTctgtgggctggctgggaacggggctgtgctctggctcCTGGGATTCCACATCCGCAGGAACCCCATCACTGTCTACATCCTCAACCTGGCCGTCGCTGACTtcaccttcctcctcttcatggttccctcctccctgctctaCCTGCTGGAGGAATTGTCCTGCTCTACTGTCGTGTCCCTGAAGTACCTGAGGTCCCTTCTCCTGCTGTCGCTGTTCTCCTACAACATGGGGCTGTACCTGCTGACGGCCATCAGCATTGAGAGGTGTGGCTCAATTCTCTTCCCCCTCTGGTACCGCTGCCACCGTCCCCAGCGCCTCTCATGGGTGGtgtgtgccctgctctgggccctCTCCATCGCTGTCATGGTCGTGGTGACCTTCCTGTGCCTGTCACACGAGCACGAGCACTGCCGGGTGGCTCTCATCTCCATGTACGCCCTCAGCTTCCTCATCTTTGCTCCACCCATGGTCATCTCCAACGTGATCCTCTTCATCAAGGTCCAGTGTGGCTCCAAGAGACGTCAGCCTAAGAGGCTCTATGTCGTTATCTTCCTCACTGTGctcttcttcctcatctttggagtgcccctcagcctctccaatttcctgcagcagctcagccccagtgTTGTGTCCTCCCAGGTGGTTTTCCTGCTCGCCTGCATCAACAGCAGCATCAACCCCTTCATCTACTTCTTggtgggcagctgctggaggcactgCTCCGTCGTGTCCCTCCAGGTTGCCTTCCGGAGGGTCTTTGAGGAGACAGGGATCACCACAGTGTCCAGCTGA